Proteins co-encoded in one bacterium genomic window:
- a CDS encoding nodulation protein NfeD → IALLLTIAIIGIYVEFTHPGLILPGVVGVTALLIFLYGSQVLPVRYFAAALVACGVVAFVLELKIVSHGLLTIAGVALTGLGLFLLFPADIPGLAIPLVWLGPLFLVLVGTLIVVTRIVRRALRAPLATGREGLVGELGTAQTDLAPEGRVFVHGETWFARAAETIPRGTPVRVAGSEGLVLVVERADAAPRGAEGPRTRPEGEGND, encoded by the coding sequence TCATCGCGCTGCTGCTGACGATCGCGATCATCGGGATCTACGTCGAATTCACCCATCCGGGGCTGATTCTGCCCGGGGTGGTCGGGGTGACGGCGCTCCTGATCTTCCTCTACGGCAGCCAGGTGCTGCCGGTGCGGTACTTCGCCGCGGCGCTCGTCGCCTGCGGCGTCGTCGCTTTCGTGCTCGAACTGAAGATCGTCTCGCACGGCCTGCTGACGATCGCGGGGGTCGCCTTGACCGGACTGGGGCTGTTTCTGCTCTTCCCGGCGGACATTCCCGGGCTCGCCATTCCGTTGGTCTGGCTCGGTCCGCTGTTTCTGGTGCTCGTCGGCACGCTGATCGTCGTGACCCGGATCGTCCGCCGGGCGCTGCGCGCGCCGCTGGCGACCGGGCGCGAGGGCTTGGTCGGCGAACTGGGGACGGCCCAGACGGACCTCGCGCCGGAGGGGCGGGTCTTCGTGCACGGCGAAACGTGGTTCGCCCGCGCCGCGGAAACGATTCCGCGGGGGACGCCGGTCCGGGTCGCGGGGAGCGAGGGTCTGGTTCTCGTCGTCGAGCGGGCCGACGCGGCCCCGCGCGGCGCGGAAGGGCCGCGGACGCGGCCGGAGGGAGAAGGGAATGACTGA
- a CDS encoding slipin family protein: MTEFVTAVGPGLIVLIIVAIFLISQSIRVLPEYERGVVFRLGRLRAHDYGPGLFFLIPVIDRMVRVSLRTVVLDIPPQDVITRDNVSVKVNAVIYFRVFDPRQAIVNVENYNYATSQFSQTTLRSVLGQVELDGLLAERDRLNQQLADILDKHTEVWGIKVSSVEVKQVDLPEEMRRAMARQAEAEREKRAKITHAAGELEAATKLTAAATEMSANSMTLQLRYLQTLTEIGAEKNSVIVFPVPVDLLSAIIGKKKLED, from the coding sequence ATGACTGAGTTCGTCACCGCCGTCGGTCCGGGGCTGATCGTCCTGATCATCGTCGCGATCTTCCTGATCTCGCAGTCGATCCGGGTGCTGCCGGAGTACGAACGGGGCGTCGTCTTCCGCCTCGGCCGGCTGCGCGCGCACGACTACGGCCCGGGGTTGTTCTTCCTGATCCCGGTGATCGACCGGATGGTCCGCGTTTCGCTGCGGACCGTCGTGCTCGACATTCCGCCGCAGGACGTGATCACGCGGGACAACGTGTCGGTCAAGGTCAACGCCGTCATTTACTTCCGCGTCTTCGACCCGCGGCAGGCGATCGTCAACGTCGAGAACTACAACTACGCCACGAGCCAGTTTTCGCAGACCACCCTCCGCTCGGTCCTCGGACAGGTCGAGCTGGACGGGCTGCTCGCCGAGCGCGACCGGCTCAACCAGCAGCTCGCCGACATCCTCGACAAGCACACCGAAGTCTGGGGGATCAAGGTCTCCTCGGTCGAGGTGAAGCAGGTGGACCTGCCGGAAGAGATGCGCCGCGCGATGGCCCGCCAAGCCGAGGCGGAGCGCGAGAAGCGGGCGAAGATCACCCACGCCGCCGGCGAACTCGAGGCGGCCACGAAGCTCACCGCCGCCGCGACGGAAATGTCGGCGAACTCGATGACGCTGCAGCTGCGCTACCTGCAGACGCTGACCGAGATCGGAGCGGAGAAGAACTCCGTGATCGTCTTCCCGGTCCCGGTCGATCTGTTGAGCGCGATCATCGGCAAAAAGAAGCTGGAGGACTGA